CTACAGGATCAGGGTGGCAACGGGGCTTACGGTTCTCACCGTTCTGCTTCGCATCAGGGACGAGCTTGACGGCACGCTTGCCTTTCGCTCATCCTGCAGGTCTGCGACATGCGGTTCGTGCGCGATGGTGATCAACGGTAAACCGAACCTGGCGTGCAGAACGCAGGTCGGCTCGTTCGAGGACAAGACGATTATTCTTGAGCCGCTGCCGAACATGGAAGTGATCAAAGATCTGGTTGTGGATATGACCCCTTTCTGGAGCATGTACGAGAAAGTGGAACCGTACTTTGTCCGCAAGAGCCCGAATCCGGAGAAAGAGATTTTTCAAAGTGAGCAGGACAGAAAGAAGATGGATCAGTTCGTCAACTGCATCCTCTGCGCATGCTGTTATGGGGCATGTCCGGTGCCATCGCGCGATCCGGGATATGCCGGTCCTGCGGCTCTCGCGAAACTGGAGCGCTTCGTGCTCGATTCCAGGGATGAAAGGCCAGCTGCTTCCCTGGAAAAAATGAATGACGAGAAGGGCGTGTGGGGCTGCGACACGCTCTTTCGCTGTATAGATGCCTGTCCCAAGGATGTGCGACCCACCGACGGCATCGTGGGATTGAGAAAGAGCCTGGTCAAGGACAAGTTTAAACGCATGCTCGGCAAAAAAGTAAGCGGTAAGTAGTGAGAAGTAAGCAGTCAGGAGAACAGATGAAGGCTCGTGAAATGATGGCTCACGATTCACCGCACGTATCCCGCAGATTTGGTACGACTTCTCACTCCTTAGCCGCTTCCTGCTTTTACTGCTCACTGCTCACTGCTCACTGCTCACTGCTTAATAGAAGCTTTGTGCTGGTTGACTATGAAACTTAAGTATTCGCTCGTCACAAGACGGACGTTTCTCAACACGCTTTGTGGTGGCTGGATTGCAACTTTCCTTCTTGGAAGCCTCTGGGCGGTATGGAGGGGCGCTTTCCCAACGCTCGGCAAAGAGCCCGACTTTGTCGTGCTTCCCAAGCCGGAAGATTTTCTTGGCATTCCATCGAACAGCACGAAGCCGTTCGCGTGGGGAGGAAAACTAGGCTACATCTTCAAGAGAGCAGACAATACAGTAGTTGCGCTCAAAGGCGTCTGCTCTCACATGGAATGCAATATTGTTTACAAGCCTGCTGACAGAAAGTTTTACTGCCCGTGTCACAAGGGCTGGTTTGACGAATACGGCAAGAACATAGAGGGGCCACCGCCCAAGCCGCTTGAATTCCTTGAATACCGTGTGGAGGACAACAAGCTGATAGTCTTCAAAAAGGGAGTGAAGGTTGAGCTGCCGAAAGCGTAGGGACGGGGGCACGGGTCATGGGGCACAGGTCAAGCAAGGTATGCACGGGTTCTCTTATCGTTGCGGCTGCCGGAAGAACTTTTCCCGAGTCGCGACTTCAAGGACGGATTGGGGTACCCACTAGCCGAGCAAGAACGCTCCGCAGGACAATCTGCACGAACGGGTACCCTTTGGGTAGGCGTGCAGATTGAGTGATTGCGAGACTTTAGTGGGTCAACCGCCCGGAGCGGAGCAGCGAGGGAAACAGTGTTCCGGCAGCCGCCTTTTGCGCATGAGCATTTGGTATAAAACGAACGTCAAGATGCAGTGAGAGAGCATGAAGAAGTGGTTTGAAGAGCGGTACGACTTTGGCGACCTGAGAGGGTTCGCGAAAAAGAAGTTCGTACCTGCGCACAAGCATGACATCTGGTACTACACGGGTGGCGCTGCTCTCTTTCTTTTTATTATTCAGTTTGTAACGGGCATGGTGCTCGCCTTTTATTACGTGCCCTATTTCGAGCAGGCGCACAAGAGCATCATCGAGATCGTGACCAAGCTCAACATGGGATGGTTCTTCAGGTCTTTGCATCACT
The sequence above is drawn from the Syntrophorhabdales bacterium genome and encodes:
- a CDS encoding ubiquinol-cytochrome c reductase iron-sulfur subunit; the protein is MKLKYSLVTRRTFLNTLCGGWIATFLLGSLWAVWRGAFPTLGKEPDFVVLPKPEDFLGIPSNSTKPFAWGGKLGYIFKRADNTVVALKGVCSHMECNIVYKPADRKFYCPCHKGWFDEYGKNIEGPPPKPLEFLEYRVEDNKLIVFKKGVKVELPKA
- the sdhB gene encoding succinate dehydrogenase iron-sulfur subunit, with the protein product MSGEIYTFKIFRYDAQLPEEEPYFDYYRIRVATGLTVLTVLLRIRDELDGTLAFRSSCRSATCGSCAMVINGKPNLACRTQVGSFEDKTIILEPLPNMEVIKDLVVDMTPFWSMYEKVEPYFVRKSPNPEKEIFQSEQDRKKMDQFVNCILCACCYGACPVPSRDPGYAGPAALAKLERFVLDSRDERPAASLEKMNDEKGVWGCDTLFRCIDACPKDVRPTDGIVGLRKSLVKDKFKRMLGKKVSGK